Below is a window of Myxococcales bacterium DNA.
TGGTCGAGAAATGGTCGAGCTCCCATCGAGCTTCGAGGGCAGTCCGCTGGTATGGAAGGAGAGACGCGGAAATGGCTCGATGGGCCATGAGAACCGCGAGGGCGGCGACCGCAAAAATGAGGAATAAAGTTCAGATCATCGCAACGAGCCTGGCCTGGCTGGCCGATCTCCTGTTGGTCAGCCGTGTGGCATGGGCACGACCCGGCGAGGCGGTCTCATGGGCGTAGACCGGTCAGCGGCGCTCAGTTTCCGCCACAGCCCACCACAGACTGAGAGCGCGAGTCGCCAGCCGTGGTTCGGGGCTGTGAAAATACAGATCCAGCCGGACATCCTGTCATCGTGATGAGACAGGGTGAACCGGAGGAATCAGAATGAGATGTAAAACATGAGTGTACTAACCACTCTTTAAACAAGGAGAGATACCATGGCTAAAAGACTGTTTGCTTTCATGGTCGGTTTTGTCTTGCTCGGAGGCTTCGCAGTTGCGGAGGCGGGCGGGCGAAAAGGTGACGGTGAACTGGTACTACGTGTGGACACGGATGGTTTCACCACTTTCGATCAGACCGACGACGGTTTCGCGGGAGGGGCAGCGTTCTACGTCAGCGGCGATATCTGCGAAGAGCTGGACCTTCTTGACGATTGCACTGCTATAGGCACGTTCCACTGCTGGGGATGGGCTATTGGCCCGGACCAAGCTGCAACTGTTGTGTCCCAGGAGTACCATCTTTTTGGCCGTGGGAAGATCCAGGTTCAAGGTGTCGAGGATGAGGGCCCTCGCGCCGTTACCGGGGGTACTGGTGAGTTCCGCAACGTACGCGGCGAGGCCACCGGATTCGATTTATCCACGTTCCTCACCAACGGTGACTTCATCGCGACATTCAAGCTCATAGGGGCAGAAAAATAGGGCTACGCAACCTTTTAAATGAAAGGTTGGGAAAGTCGCGGCGGCTAGCTCCACACTTAACCGTGGTGCGGATAGGGTGATTTTTCTCAGGCTTCCGGGGACTTGAGGTCGCGCGCGAGGGTGATCGTGCCCGGGTTCCGGACGGCCCGCAGGGTGGCCTTCCGTAGATACGCGCGCGGCTCGACCCCGCACAGCTTCGCCGACTCGATCCCGAAGACAGGGGTGGCTCTCTCACTTCAGGTTTGGCATGAGACCGGTCATCGGAAATTTCTTAAAATGCGCGGCTTGATTTTACTATTCTCACGGACTTGTTGTTGGGCATGACTGGATGGAATTAGCCGAAGATTGGTGGGGTGTTGCTTTGCCAGGGGGTGGCGGCTTCCAGTTGGGCGGCGCAACTCAGGAGTAGACCTTCCTGTCCCACCTGGGCGACTAGCTGGGAACCGATGGGCAGGCCCTCTTCTGATACGTGGAGTGGGAGCGAGATTCCCGGTTGGCCTGAGAGGTTGTGGGGAAGGGTGAAGATTCCGTACGGGGCGGCCAGGAAGTAGGCCTTCAGGGGTTCTTCGACTGTCGAGACCAGTGTTCCTATGGGTGGAGCTGGTTGGGCGGTGCCCGGGGTCAAGAGAAGGTCGTAACCGCTTTCCCACCAAGTCGACAGTCGCCGGCCGAAGGCGTGCGTGTATTCGATCGTTGCAAGAAAATCTTGAGCCGAGAGTGCCTTGCCCTGTTGGGCGAGCATCCAGGTCAGGGGTTCGACACTGTCCTCGGTGACTTCCCTCCCCACCGCTTGCCCCCACAAAACGAGCGCCTGGGCGACACTGGTTGCGACAATCTTTACGTAGTGCCCCACCATTTCACCTTCTTCGAGGGCGGGTGGGTGTGCGAGTTCGACGTCGTGTCCCAACTCCTCGAGCAGCTTGGCGGTCTTTTCTACGGCGCGGACACAAGCGGGGTGGATCGGAATGTCGCGCGGGGTGTCGCGCATGAATCCGATGCGCAGGCGTTCCGGAGGGCGGGCGGACTGTTCGGCAAAGGATCGTTCGGGTAGCGCCGCCCTGTAGGGGTCACCGGGTGCGGGTCCCGCCACCGCGTCGAGCAAGGCTGCGCAGTCGCGCACCGATCGCGTGAGCGCAAACTCGCCCGACAGACCGCTCCAACGTTCGCCGGCACCCGGACCAAAGGAACAGCGCCCGCGACTCGGCTTGAGCCCGACAATGCCGCACATGCTCGCGGGAATGCGGATCGACCCGCCGCCGTCACTGCCGTGCGCCATCGGGACGATCCCCGCCGCCACCGCCGCAGCGGTTCCACCGCTCGAACCTCCGGTGGTGTGAGCGAGATTCCAGGGATTGCGTACCGCACCGAAGGCCTGGGTTTCTCCGGTGGGAAGCACCGCGAGTTCAGAGGTAGCCGTCCTTCCCAAGGCCACTAGTCCCGCAGCATCAATGCGCTGAGTAAAGAAGCTGTCCTCGGGCGCGGTCCACTTGGCATCTTTCAAAAAGCGCATTCCCGCGCAATAGGGCTGGCCCTTTTGATCACCACCGATGTCCTTCAGCAAGAAGGGAACCCCGCGGAAGGGACCGTCGGGAAGTTCCGAGGACGCAGCCGCGTCGCGCGCGCGGTCGAGTGCCAGGTGAATCACGGCGTTGAGTTTGGGATTGATGCGTTCGAGCCGTTCGCAGGCGGCTTCCACCAACTCCACCGGCGTCAGTTCGCCGCTTTTGACGAGCTGCGCTTGAGCGGTGGCGTCCAGCATCGCGAGATCGTTTGCTTGTCCCATCTTCAACTCCCCGCGACTGGATCGAGGATCACCTGCACTTCGCTGCCCGAAGGTTGCAGCGTAATGAAGCGCGGATTCTCGTCGTCGGTGCGGAACTGCAGCCGCATTCCCTGTGCTCCCACGTCTCCAGCCCAGACCCGCGCAAGGGGAGAACCGACCAGGCGCCACCAGGGCTCGTCTTCGGACGCATCCACGACGCCAGACGGAATCTCGTCGGCCCCCTCGATGGTCTCCGACCTAACCATCCCCGCAGCGGGGTCGACTTTCAGCAGCAGGCGGCCGACGTCGAAGGTCAACAAGAATCCATCCGCCAGGGCAGCACCGTCGCCGCCGAGCCGGTCCGCCTTCAGCAGGCGTCCGCTCGCTTCGGCAACCCGCGAAAGTCGCTCCATACTTTGTATTCCTCCGCGCGCCGGGTCGAACCCCGCAGCGTGTGCCAAGCTAGGCGTTGACCATGTCGACCCTATCCAAAGCCCCCGGCACAGCCAGCGTACACGAATCTTCGGGTCCCGTGGCGGCACTCATCCTGGCGGCTGGAGGGTCCACGCGAATGGGAACCCCCAAGGCCTTGTTGCCGTGGGGCGACACAACGCTGCTGGGACACTGCATCGAGGTCGCCCTCGCCTCGACCTGCGACGAGGTCTGGGTGGCGGTCGGCGCAGACGAGGAAGCGGTTGAGAATGCGATTCGAGACTCGGGCGTTCAAGTGATTCGCCACGAACAATGGCGGGCGGGGATGGGCTCGACCATCGCGGTCGCCGTGGGTCAATTGAGTCAACGCCTGGGTGGAGTGATGATCCTCCCGTGTGACCAGCCCTTCGTCACACCGGAGCTGCTCGACAGCTTGCTCGAACGCCGCATCGCGGACGGAACCGAGCTGGCGGCGTGCCGCTATCGAGACACCGTAGGCCCCCCCGCGTTTTTTTCCCGCAGTGCGTTCGAACGGCTCGCATCCCTGACCGGGGACCGCGGCGCCAAAGCGCTGCTGATCGAAAATCTAGAGCGGGTCGCCCTCGTAGACTTTCCACTCGGCGCGTTCGATATCGATACCCCCGAAGACTATGATCGAGCCCTTGACGAACTCGCGCGCCGGAAAGACCGCTGATGATGCTCGATGAGAACGAATCCGTGCGACCCGACGGCTTGACCGTGAGACGAATGCGCCACGATCGCGGCTGGTCAGCGCGGGAAATGGTCGATGCGATCGCCAATGCTAGCGAGCGAGCGACCGGAGTTCGGCAGTCGATTACGCCCAACTTGCTGAAGGGAATTGAAGAACGCAACGAATCTGTTCCTTACGCGACGCTATGCCTGGTCGCCGACGGATTCGGCTGCGACCCCGTCGAGATACTCTCATCGGACATTGACCCAACCGTGGACCCGTTCTTGAACTAACAGGCCGCTAGTGGTCGATCTTGAAAGAGTGGCATTGCCGAGAAGTCCCGACCCGCTCGAAATGTGGCATCATATTTCCCCCGTCTGGCAGCGGGGATGTCAGGTCTCGCCGGACCGAAAAATCATGTCTTGCACAGAGGTCAATGCATGACCCAAGATCACGATGTCGATCCAGAGGAAACGCGCGACTGGTTGGATTCACTGCATTCGGTGCTCGAAAAGGAAGGCATCGAACGCGCGCACTACCTGATCGAACGTCTCGTTGCAGAAATGCGACGCTCGGGGGCGCATCTTCCCTACAAGGCCACCACCGCCTACCTGAACACCATTCGCAAGAGTGACGAAGAGCGCTCCCCCGGCGAGCCGGGACTCGAACACCGCATTCGCTCAATTAACCGCTGGAACGCACTCGCGATGGTTTACAACGCCAACACCATCAGCAGCGAGCTGGGCGGACACATTTCGAGCTATGCCTCGTGCGCGACGCTCTACGAGGTCGGGTTCAACCATTTCTTTCACGCCCCGACCGAGGATCACGGCGGCGACCTCATCTACTTCCAGGGCCACAGCGCTCCGGGGATCTACGCCCGCGCGTTTCTCGAGGGTCGGCTCAGCGAAGATCAGCTGCGAAAATTCCGCCAGGAGGTCGACGGCGGTGGGCTCTCTTCCTATCCGCATCCATGGTTGATGCGCGATTTTTGGAGTTTTCCCACAGTGTCGATGGGCCTTTGCTCTCTGATGGCGATTTATCAGGCGCGCTTCATGAAGCATCTGCATCAGCGCAGCATCATCGACGCCACCGAACGAAAGGTCTGGGCTTTCCTGGGTGATGGCGAGATGGACGAGCCCGAATCCCGGGGCGCCATCTCCTTGGCATCGCGCGAAGAACTCGACAACCTCATCTTTGTGATCAATTGCAATCTTCAACGCCTCGACGGTCCGGTACGGGGCAATGCAAAGATCATCCAGGAACTCGAAGGCGACTTCCGCGGAGCGGGCTGGAATGTCATCAAGGTAATCTGGGGCGAAGGTTGGGACCGCCTGCTCGCCAAAGACAAAAAAGGCATGTTGCTCAAGCGCATGGAAGAGGCGGTTGACGGCGACTACCAGAACTACAAGGCCAAGGGCGGCGCTTATGTGCGCGAGCACTTCTTTGGCAAGTATCCCGAAACCGCCGAAATGGTCGCCGACATGACCGACGACGATATCTGGGCGCTGCAACGCGGTGGTCATGACCCGGCCAAGGTGTACGCCGCCTACGCCCAGGCGATGCAGCATACCGGGCAACCGACGGTGATCCTGGCAAAGACCGTCAAGGGCTATGGCCTCGGCAAGGGGGGCGAGAGTGTGAACATCGCCCACTCGCTCAAGAAACCCGGCCGCGATGCCCTGCGAGCATTTCGAGACCGCTACCGCATTCCGATCCCCGACGATCAACTCGACAATCCGCCCTTCTACAAGCCCGACCACAACAGCGCCGAAATGCAGTACCTGCGCGAGTGTCGGGAAGCTTTGGGAGGCTTCTTGCCGGTGCGGAGCGGCGATATTGCGCCACTGAAGATTCCCGACTTCGAGATCTTCGCCAATCAAACCGAAGGAACGGGCAAGCGCGAGATTTCGACCACGATGGCTTTTGTCCGCATGCTGACAGCACTGACTCGAGACGAAGAACTCAAGTGGCGAATCGTTCCCATCGTGCCCGACGAGGCGCGAACCTTCGGCATGGAAGGACTGTTCCGCACCCTGGGCATCTACTCCGTAAAGGGCCAGCTCTACGATCCCGTCGATGCCGATCAGGTGATGTGGTACAAGGAAGACTCCGCCGGACAGATCCTGCAAGAAGGCATCACGGAAGCCGGAGCCTTTTCCTCCTGGATCGCGGCCGCGACCGCCTACGCGAATCACGACGTTTCCATGATCCCCTTCTACATCTTCTATTCGATGTTCGGCTTCCAGCGCATTGGCGATCTCGCCTGGGCCGCCGGGGACAGCCAGGCCCGGGGCTTTTTGCTGGGAGGCACTGCGGGGCGCACGACCTTGGCGGGCGAAGGCTTGCAACATCAAGATGGACACAGCCTGGTGCTCGCCTCGACGATCCCCAACTGCCGCGCCTACGATCCGACCTTCAACTATGAACTCGCGGTGATCATCCACGAAGGCCTGATCCGCATGTTCCAGGAGCGCGAGAGCGTCTTCTATTACATCAGCGTGATGAACGAGAACTACACCCATCCGCCTATGCCTAAAGGGCGGCCCAATGGAATTCGCGAGGGAATCATCCAAGGGATGTACCTGTTCGAAGAAGGCGGCGCCGGTGAACTCCGGGTGCAGCTGCTGGGCAGCGGTGCGATCCTTCGTGAGGTCATTGCGGCGAGCAAGCTGCTCAAAGAGGACTGGGGGGTCGAGTCCGACATCTGGAGTGTCACGAGCTTCAACGAACTCGCGCGCAATGGTGCGGAAGTCGATCGCTGGAACCTGCTCCACCCGGACGAAACGCCGAGAGTTCCGATCATCACCCAGAACCTCGCCCCGTATTCCGGTCCGGTCATTGCGGCCAGTGACTACATTCGCACCTACGTGGATCAAGTGCGCGGCTTCGTGCCGCGAAACTACCGGGTGCTCGGGACCGACGGCTACGGGCGCAGCGACACACGGTCCAAACTGCGAGAGTTCTTCGAAGTCGACAGTCGCTATGTCGCGATCGCGGCGCTCAAGTCCCTTGCAGAAGAAGGCCAGATCCAAAACGAGCAGGTAAGCCAGGCGATCAAGAAGTACGGCATCGACCCCAATAAACCCAACCCGGCGAAGGTATAGAGCGTGGCAACGGAGCTCGCGGTCAAAGTCCCCGATATTGGCGAGTTCGATGCCGTCGAAGTGATCGAAATCCTGGTGAAACCCGGGGATGAAGTCGCCGTCGAGCAGTCGCTCATCACTCTCGAAAGCGACAAGGCGACGATGGAGATCCCCGCGCCGTTCGCCGGAGTGGTGAAACAAGTCTCGGTCTCACTCGGGGACCAGGTGGCAGAGGGTTCGACGATTGTGATTCTCGAAGTCTCGGGTGAAGCG
It encodes the following:
- a CDS encoding amidase, translated to MGQANDLAMLDATAQAQLVKSGELTPVELVEAACERLERINPKLNAVIHLALDRARDAAASSELPDGPFRGVPFLLKDIGGDQKGQPYCAGMRFLKDAKWTAPEDSFFTQRIDAAGLVALGRTATSELAVLPTGETQAFGAVRNPWNLAHTTGGSSGGTAAAVAAGIVPMAHGSDGGGSIRIPASMCGIVGLKPSRGRCSFGPGAGERWSGLSGEFALTRSVRDCAALLDAVAGPAPGDPYRAALPERSFAEQSARPPERLRIGFMRDTPRDIPIHPACVRAVEKTAKLLEELGHDVELAHPPALEEGEMVGHYVKIVATSVAQALVLWGQAVGREVTEDSVEPLTWMLAQQGKALSAQDFLATIEYTHAFGRRLSTWWESGYDLLLTPGTAQPAPPIGTLVSTVEEPLKAYFLAAPYGIFTLPHNLSGQPGISLPLHVSEEGLPIGSQLVAQVGQEGLLLSCAAQLEAATPWQSNTPPIFG
- the aceE gene encoding pyruvate dehydrogenase (acetyl-transferring), homodimeric type, translated to MTQDHDVDPEETRDWLDSLHSVLEKEGIERAHYLIERLVAEMRRSGAHLPYKATTAYLNTIRKSDEERSPGEPGLEHRIRSINRWNALAMVYNANTISSELGGHISSYASCATLYEVGFNHFFHAPTEDHGGDLIYFQGHSAPGIYARAFLEGRLSEDQLRKFRQEVDGGGLSSYPHPWLMRDFWSFPTVSMGLCSLMAIYQARFMKHLHQRSIIDATERKVWAFLGDGEMDEPESRGAISLASREELDNLIFVINCNLQRLDGPVRGNAKIIQELEGDFRGAGWNVIKVIWGEGWDRLLAKDKKGMLLKRMEEAVDGDYQNYKAKGGAYVREHFFGKYPETAEMVADMTDDDIWALQRGGHDPAKVYAAYAQAMQHTGQPTVILAKTVKGYGLGKGGESVNIAHSLKKPGRDALRAFRDRYRIPIPDDQLDNPPFYKPDHNSAEMQYLRECREALGGFLPVRSGDIAPLKIPDFEIFANQTEGTGKREISTTMAFVRMLTALTRDEELKWRIVPIVPDEARTFGMEGLFRTLGIYSVKGQLYDPVDADQVMWYKEDSAGQILQEGITEAGAFSSWIAAATAYANHDVSMIPFYIFYSMFGFQRIGDLAWAAGDSQARGFLLGGTAGRTTLAGEGLQHQDGHSLVLASTIPNCRAYDPTFNYELAVIIHEGLIRMFQERESVFYYISVMNENYTHPPMPKGRPNGIREGIIQGMYLFEEGGAGELRVQLLGSGAILREVIAASKLLKEDWGVESDIWSVTSFNELARNGAEVDRWNLLHPDETPRVPIITQNLAPYSGPVIAASDYIRTYVDQVRGFVPRNYRVLGTDGYGRSDTRSKLREFFEVDSRYVAIAALKSLAEEGQIQNEQVSQAIKKYGIDPNKPNPAKV
- a CDS encoding nucleotidyltransferase family protein: MSTLSKAPGTASVHESSGPVAALILAAGGSTRMGTPKALLPWGDTTLLGHCIEVALASTCDEVWVAVGADEEAVENAIRDSGVQVIRHEQWRAGMGSTIAVAVGQLSQRLGGVMILPCDQPFVTPELLDSLLERRIADGTELAACRYRDTVGPPAFFSRSAFERLASLTGDRGAKALLIENLERVALVDFPLGAFDIDTPEDYDRALDELARRKDR